One genomic region from Spirosoma sp. KCTC 42546 encodes:
- a CDS encoding serine hydrolase — translation MKQTILFFTLLVSVCMNQPVWAQSKKKTVDPVARYDAYVQQAVRDWQVPGLTVTVVKDGKVLLKKGYGVREMGVTGSVDTQTLFAMASTTKAMTAACIGMLVDEGKLQWDDPVVNYLPDFLFYDPAVTREVRVRDLLIHNTGVGNADVLWASMQISSDEILHRMRLIKPSYSLRSSFIYQNIMYLAAGKVIEKVSGIPWDVFVRTRIFEPLGMRRTKALFKEVADEVNRAKPHIEINDTIRAVNSRIEEGLVDAVGPAGSIWTCPDDVASWMICMLDSSRYTIGGTSKTLLKPATWAELFKPQTLVTDSQFYPTQYLTKPVWKTYGLGWFQQDYRGQRVNFHTGSLTGMVAIHGQLPDQKVAVYVQGNLDHAELRHALMYRAFDEFGRPDARLGVDRDWSTEFRQLYGALKQRAKQAERKVDSTRVLNTKPSLPLTAYVGSYADPLYGKVVVTQKDGKLYASINNLLTGYLEHWHFDTFRMVFDQFWNGKEPLSFILDMKGKVALVKGAGMELTKVPEDAQKGR, via the coding sequence ATGAAACAGACTATCCTCTTTTTTACGCTGCTTGTCAGTGTCTGTATGAATCAGCCCGTATGGGCACAATCCAAAAAAAAGACGGTTGATCCCGTTGCCCGCTACGATGCCTATGTGCAGCAGGCTGTCCGCGACTGGCAGGTGCCTGGCCTGACGGTTACGGTCGTGAAGGATGGCAAAGTGCTGCTGAAAAAGGGCTACGGGGTCCGAGAAATGGGAGTCACGGGCTCTGTTGATACACAAACCCTTTTTGCCATGGCTTCTACAACCAAGGCCATGACGGCTGCCTGTATTGGTATGCTGGTCGATGAGGGTAAACTTCAATGGGATGACCCCGTTGTCAATTACCTGCCCGATTTTCTTTTTTATGATCCGGCTGTTACGAGGGAGGTACGGGTGCGGGATTTACTGATTCACAACACAGGCGTAGGTAATGCAGATGTGCTTTGGGCAAGCATGCAGATATCCTCCGACGAAATTCTGCATCGGATGCGGCTCATTAAACCGTCGTATTCGCTACGGTCGAGCTTTATTTATCAGAATATTATGTATTTGGCCGCGGGTAAGGTCATCGAAAAAGTAAGCGGGATTCCCTGGGATGTCTTCGTTCGAACCCGAATTTTTGAGCCACTGGGCATGCGCAGAACAAAGGCTCTCTTTAAGGAAGTAGCGGACGAAGTAAATCGGGCAAAACCCCATATTGAGATAAACGATACGATTCGTGCTGTAAACAGTCGGATTGAGGAGGGATTAGTCGATGCGGTTGGACCGGCGGGCTCGATCTGGACTTGCCCGGATGATGTTGCTTCCTGGATGATCTGTATGCTCGATAGTAGCCGATACACAATCGGTGGAACGAGTAAAACTTTATTAAAACCGGCTACCTGGGCCGAGTTGTTCAAACCGCAGACACTGGTGACTGACAGTCAGTTTTACCCGACCCAATACCTGACAAAACCCGTTTGGAAAACCTATGGCCTGGGTTGGTTTCAGCAGGACTACCGCGGGCAACGGGTGAATTTCCATACCGGAAGCCTGACGGGTATGGTTGCCATTCACGGACAATTGCCGGATCAGAAAGTAGCTGTGTATGTGCAGGGAAATCTCGACCATGCCGAACTTCGCCATGCACTCATGTATCGTGCCTTCGATGAGTTTGGACGGCCCGACGCCCGGCTTGGCGTTGACCGCGACTGGAGCACAGAGTTTCGGCAATTGTATGGCGCATTAAAACAACGGGCCAAACAGGCGGAGCGAAAAGTAGATAGCACCCGTGTGCTGAATACAAAACCCTCTCTGCCCTTAACGGCGTACGTAGGTTCGTATGCCGACCCACTGTATGGAAAAGTAGTGGTGACGCAGAAAGACGGGAAACTCTATGCATCCATCAATAACCTGTTGACTGGCTATCTCGAGCACTGGCATTTCGATACCTTCCGAATGGTATTCGATCAGTTCTGGAATGGTAAAGAGCCCCTAAGCTTTATACTTGACATGAAAGGGAAGGTAGCACTAGTAAAGGGCGCTGGAATGGAACTGACTAAAGTTCCGGAAGACGCTCAGAAAGGCAGGTAG
- a CDS encoding gliding motility-associated C-terminal domain-containing protein, with product MRLFTFRFLVLLFALGSPLVSLATHQVGGQIEMRAIGDVPGHFHITVTNYLEDGTRGAANQATTGVLGIFRTRDNTQMMSFTVRQTGTRVPVIYANEFCAAQRNLKFIVLTYEADIQLSPTLYNDTQGYYMSYQTRNRNAGINNISSPDQTGFTFYLEFPAILQNGQLFTNSSPHFGPINGEYVCIGDSFTFPFGGTDPDGDELRYSMITPLNQKGTGNTQNAVSAGPYPDVSWLSGFGPTNAIPGSPSLGIDAQTGQLSVTANQLGLFVFAVRVEEYRNGIKIGEVRRDFQLLVIDCPPQTTPNPAVQIMNLPKATKTTICQGDSTILQATVDTSWNYQWRRDGINLSGATNPTLTVRQSGEYTLVVSPKQVCSKVGNSGILTITVIGNEAKVTSTGHLCATTGTVTLHATSDSNVVYQWYRDKQLLSGNLSVDSLQTSQPGNYWAVLTHKMLGCKANTDTATITRSAAVTAVIKSSTGFNRICPQDSLRLDASGGISYNWQKDDIKVGTSSSQYTASQAATYVVIATDIFGCEGTSAPVTLTQLIAPTVTLDSIPGVCGPDVPVHTLIGSPPGGEFAGAGVTGSEFSPKQAGIGNHPLTYTVKAAPECAGTVATRIAIVSPIPTIQLADSMTTYTGNTFRMDPVYTGNPNQFQWASATFLDSANAANPTVMDIQNDITYTIDVKNSTGCEAKDTIHVTVYARVFVPDAFSPNGDGLNDTWELFGIEAFPDAIVTIFNRWGEVIYSSGRGYTHPFDGTLNGTSLPAGLYAFTLRTVPQKPIIRGSLMLVR from the coding sequence ATGAGGCTATTTACATTTCGATTTTTAGTCTTGCTGTTTGCACTGGGTTCACCCCTGGTTTCGTTGGCAACCCACCAGGTTGGCGGGCAGATAGAAATGCGTGCAATCGGCGATGTTCCCGGCCATTTCCACATCACGGTTACTAATTATCTGGAAGATGGAACCCGCGGGGCTGCCAATCAGGCTACTACCGGTGTTTTAGGCATCTTTCGTACCCGTGATAATACGCAAATGATGAGTTTCACGGTCCGGCAAACGGGAACCCGAGTGCCGGTAATTTACGCCAACGAGTTCTGTGCAGCCCAGCGCAATCTGAAATTCATTGTTCTTACCTACGAGGCAGACATTCAACTCAGTCCAACTCTTTATAACGATACGCAAGGCTACTACATGTCGTATCAGACGCGGAACCGGAACGCGGGCATCAATAACATTAGCAGCCCCGATCAAACGGGTTTTACATTTTACCTTGAATTTCCAGCCATTCTGCAGAACGGGCAACTTTTCACGAACTCCTCCCCTCACTTCGGGCCGATCAACGGGGAGTATGTCTGTATAGGAGACTCTTTCACATTCCCATTTGGTGGTACCGACCCGGATGGTGATGAGCTGAGGTACTCCATGATTACCCCACTGAACCAGAAAGGCACGGGTAATACACAGAATGCGGTCTCGGCGGGCCCCTACCCCGATGTAAGCTGGTTGTCTGGCTTTGGACCAACCAATGCCATACCAGGTAGTCCTTCGTTGGGTATCGATGCGCAAACCGGCCAATTATCAGTCACTGCCAATCAATTGGGCTTATTTGTCTTTGCGGTTCGGGTAGAAGAATATCGAAACGGCATAAAAATTGGTGAGGTAAGGCGTGATTTTCAGTTGCTGGTTATTGACTGTCCCCCCCAAACCACTCCCAATCCGGCCGTTCAGATCATGAACCTGCCCAAAGCAACTAAAACAACCATTTGTCAGGGCGATTCAACTATTCTACAAGCTACGGTAGATACCAGTTGGAACTACCAGTGGCGTCGCGATGGTATCAATCTGTCTGGCGCAACGAATCCAACCCTCACCGTGCGGCAATCTGGCGAGTATACATTGGTCGTTTCACCCAAGCAGGTTTGTAGTAAAGTCGGTAATTCAGGGATTCTGACGATTACGGTTATCGGAAACGAAGCGAAAGTAACGTCAACGGGTCATTTGTGCGCTACAACAGGAACCGTCACCCTCCACGCAACCAGCGACTCGAATGTGGTTTATCAGTGGTATCGCGATAAACAGTTGCTTTCGGGAAACCTTTCTGTCGACTCGCTTCAAACTAGTCAACCTGGCAACTATTGGGCGGTTTTAACCCACAAAATGCTAGGGTGCAAGGCTAATACAGATACCGCTACCATAACGCGTTCAGCTGCCGTGACAGCGGTTATCAAGTCGTCAACGGGATTCAATCGCATTTGTCCGCAAGATTCATTACGCCTTGATGCCAGTGGTGGTATTAGCTACAACTGGCAAAAAGATGACATAAAGGTGGGCACCAGCAGTTCGCAATATACGGCCAGCCAGGCGGCAACGTATGTGGTTATTGCGACTGACATTTTTGGGTGTGAAGGCACCTCGGCTCCCGTGACGTTAACCCAGCTGATTGCACCAACAGTCACCCTGGATTCTATTCCGGGTGTTTGCGGGCCTGATGTTCCCGTCCATACACTTATTGGTAGCCCGCCCGGTGGCGAGTTTGCTGGTGCAGGTGTAACGGGGAGTGAATTTAGTCCCAAACAGGCTGGCATTGGCAATCATCCGTTGACGTATACCGTAAAGGCAGCGCCCGAATGTGCTGGCACAGTGGCTACTCGAATTGCCATCGTTTCGCCTATTCCAACGATTCAACTAGCCGATTCCATGACGACGTACACAGGCAATACGTTTAGGATGGATCCAGTCTATACCGGCAATCCGAATCAGTTCCAGTGGGCATCGGCTACATTCCTGGACAGCGCCAATGCCGCTAACCCAACGGTGATGGATATTCAGAACGATATCACTTACACCATCGATGTAAAAAATAGCACGGGCTGCGAAGCCAAAGACACCATTCACGTTACCGTTTACGCCCGAGTTTTTGTACCGGATGCGTTCAGCCCCAATGGCGATGGCCTGAATGACACCTGGGAGCTTTTCGGAATAGAAGCATTCCCGGATGCTATCGTGACCATCTTTAACCGATGGGGCGAAGTAATTTATTCATCCGGCAGGGGGTATACTCATCCCTTCGATGGTACACTTAACGGCACTTCTTTACCCGCGGGTTTGTACGCCTTTACGTTACGAACGGTACCCCAGAAGCCGATCATTCGGGGAAGTTTGATGTTGGTACGTTAG
- a CDS encoding DUF4266 domain-containing protein — MNLTLSIPKTTLLAGLVLLSLAGCTTVKEYQKSRINDAEMELSARKSEKFEQNFYLYREGAAGANGGKSGGGCGCN, encoded by the coding sequence ATGAACTTAACCCTATCAATTCCCAAAACAACTCTGTTAGCTGGCCTTGTCTTGCTTAGTCTGGCAGGTTGTACCACGGTAAAAGAGTATCAGAAAAGCCGGATCAACGATGCTGAAATGGAATTATCGGCTCGTAAATCAGAAAAATTCGAGCAGAATTTTTATCTCTATCGCGAAGGAGCTGCCGGGGCGAATGGTGGAAAAAGTGGAGGAGGCTGCGGCTGTAACTAA
- a CDS encoding thioredoxin family protein has translation MKLVLTALLIGLLTNPLNWELNFDQAKTEAAQSHKFILLNFSGSDWCGPCIKLKKTIFESAEFSQYAADHLVLVRADFPRLSKNQLDARQIAHNETLAEKYNKQGKFPLTVLLDANGKVLKEWDGYPQSLTVSSFLETIDSVTSIIK, from the coding sequence ATGAAACTAGTACTCACAGCCCTCCTGATTGGCCTGTTGACCAATCCGCTCAACTGGGAACTCAATTTTGATCAGGCGAAAACAGAAGCAGCCCAATCACACAAATTCATTCTCCTGAATTTTTCGGGCTCAGATTGGTGCGGGCCCTGCATCAAACTCAAAAAAACCATTTTCGAATCGGCAGAATTTAGCCAGTATGCAGCAGATCATCTGGTGCTCGTTCGGGCCGATTTTCCCCGGTTGTCAAAAAACCAGTTAGACGCCCGTCAAATTGCGCATAATGAAACACTGGCGGAGAAATACAATAAGCAAGGCAAGTTTCCGCTCACGGTTTTACTCGATGCGAACGGCAAGGTGCTGAAAGAATGGGATGGATACCCACAATCGTTAACCGTATCTTCCTTTTTGGAAACAATTGACTCCGTCACGTCGATCATAAAATGA
- a CDS encoding DUF3570 domain-containing protein: protein MKRICISVGVLLSLWRAGYGQTTTEPAYEKRKLKVEEINLVSSYYQQDGNNSAVTGGIGTEHLTDFAQSLDLVLKTTDRRNRRHTITFDFNIDHYTSASSDQIDPLTVSSASRSDTHIYPSIAWNVHNDATRTTRGIALSYSTEYDYKSYGINVNFAKASADNNREVSLKAGAFFDTWKAILPPELRPEGYGSGAHGDTDPVDYKPRNSYNVSLSLSQVINKRLQVLLTVEPAYQQGLLSTPFHRIYFQDGAETVEKLPGSRMKLPIGLRLHYFMGDRVVIRTFYRYYLDDWGMQAHTVNLETPIKLTSFVSVSPFYRFSHQTAVRYFAPYSQHKTTEKYYTSDYDISGFTSQFIGTGIRMAPPGGLFGIGHWQSVELRYGHYIRSTGMVANSVTLLAKLK, encoded by the coding sequence ATGAAAAGAATCTGTATATCTGTTGGCGTACTGCTAAGTTTATGGCGAGCGGGCTATGGCCAGACGACAACTGAACCTGCCTACGAAAAACGGAAACTCAAAGTTGAAGAGATTAATTTAGTATCGAGTTACTACCAACAGGATGGCAACAATTCTGCCGTAACGGGAGGTATTGGCACTGAACACCTGACCGATTTTGCCCAATCGCTCGATCTGGTGCTCAAAACCACCGACCGTCGGAATCGACGGCATACAATCACGTTCGACTTTAACATTGACCATTATACTTCGGCGTCATCGGACCAGATTGATCCCTTGACCGTTTCCTCCGCTTCGCGTAGTGATACGCACATTTACCCGTCAATTGCCTGGAATGTACACAACGACGCCACTCGTACCACACGGGGTATCGCCTTGTCTTACTCGACGGAGTACGATTATAAATCCTACGGAATTAATGTCAATTTTGCGAAAGCATCGGCCGACAACAATCGGGAAGTTAGCCTGAAAGCGGGTGCTTTCTTCGATACCTGGAAAGCCATTTTACCGCCCGAACTTCGGCCCGAAGGGTATGGCTCGGGTGCTCATGGCGATACCGATCCAGTTGATTATAAGCCCCGAAACTCGTACAATGTTAGCCTGTCCCTGTCGCAGGTAATTAACAAACGGCTGCAAGTCTTACTGACCGTAGAACCCGCCTATCAGCAGGGATTACTCAGCACGCCTTTTCACCGGATTTATTTTCAGGACGGTGCCGAAACTGTCGAAAAGCTACCCGGTAGCCGTATGAAACTGCCTATTGGACTGCGGCTGCACTACTTTATGGGAGACCGGGTTGTTATCCGTACGTTTTACCGCTATTACCTCGACGATTGGGGTATGCAGGCGCATACGGTTAACCTTGAGACGCCTATCAAGCTGACATCGTTTGTTTCCGTAAGTCCGTTTTACCGGTTTAGCCACCAAACGGCCGTTCGATATTTTGCTCCTTACAGTCAGCATAAAACAACGGAGAAATACTACACCAGTGATTACGATATTTCAGGGTTTACCAGCCAATTCATTGGAACGGGTATCCGTATGGCTCCTCCTGGTGGGTTATTTGGCATTGGTCACTGGCAGAGTGTCGAGCTTCGGTATGGGCATTATATTCGAAGTACCGGTATGGTAGCCAACAGCGTAACCCTACTGGCAAAGCTAAAATAA
- a CDS encoding M28 family peptidase, producing MNYVNKQKIRSWLLIAFALPLLFFTSSSYGQSKTSAAKAANGLSAIKESDIKRDLFALAGDHFRGREGGSLDELKASVWIADQLRAMGLQPAGDDGTFFQFFHIQRTRITETSRLIIGSHQLTHGQDAFILAPAIASVDAPLVFIGKGTPEDLAKVDIKGKAVALEFSGTGPAELSYRRYLFGTMNRRAAELVKAGALAVIWVSDAQAQFYFDRWTTGLERGRYDLPGGANTRVFSQAPTVWLPANALEWVKQPNQQFTNVVNVESFNYPSVNIVAKVPGTDPKLKDEYVLFSTHQDHDGVRKAVAGDSIWNGADDNASGCVATMAIGRAFVQKPGKRSALIVFHGAEERGLLGSRYYVEHPTVPKESIVAVLNAEMIGRNDPDSAAILGQQPPHRNSTDLVNAALAVNQSEAHFKLDMLWDKPEHPEGWYFRSDHLPYARAGVPAIAFTTLLHPDYHTPKDEPDRINTAKVTRIARWIYLTGWDVANRPSRVRVDEGFKLER from the coding sequence ATGAATTACGTCAACAAACAAAAAATCCGGTCCTGGCTGTTAATTGCTTTCGCCTTGCCGCTACTTTTCTTCACGAGTAGTAGCTACGGTCAGTCGAAAACAAGCGCAGCTAAAGCGGCTAATGGCCTATCGGCGATCAAAGAAAGTGACATTAAGCGCGACCTATTTGCGCTGGCAGGCGATCATTTCCGGGGACGCGAAGGCGGTTCACTCGACGAACTGAAAGCATCGGTCTGGATTGCCGATCAGCTTCGGGCAATGGGCCTGCAACCCGCTGGCGACGATGGTACGTTCTTTCAGTTTTTTCATATTCAACGCACCCGCATTACGGAAACCAGCCGATTGATCATTGGCAGTCACCAGCTCACCCACGGTCAGGATGCATTTATTCTTGCCCCCGCCATTGCATCGGTCGATGCGCCACTTGTGTTCATTGGCAAAGGCACCCCCGAAGACCTAGCGAAAGTTGATATTAAAGGGAAAGCGGTAGCACTGGAGTTCTCGGGAACTGGTCCTGCCGAACTCAGCTATCGTCGGTATTTATTCGGAACCATGAATCGCCGGGCGGCCGAACTGGTCAAAGCGGGAGCACTGGCCGTTATTTGGGTTTCTGATGCACAGGCTCAATTTTATTTCGACCGATGGACAACAGGGCTCGAACGGGGTCGGTACGATTTACCGGGTGGAGCGAATACGCGCGTGTTTTCTCAGGCACCAACCGTTTGGCTCCCTGCGAATGCGCTGGAGTGGGTCAAACAGCCAAATCAGCAGTTTACCAATGTAGTCAACGTTGAGAGTTTCAATTATCCATCAGTCAATATCGTGGCCAAAGTACCCGGTACTGATCCCAAGCTGAAAGATGAGTATGTGCTTTTCAGTACGCACCAGGATCACGATGGGGTTCGGAAGGCGGTTGCCGGTGATTCAATCTGGAACGGAGCCGATGATAACGCCAGTGGCTGTGTCGCTACCATGGCTATCGGACGAGCTTTTGTACAGAAGCCAGGGAAACGTTCTGCGCTTATTGTTTTTCATGGTGCCGAGGAGCGTGGATTGTTGGGATCCCGTTACTACGTAGAGCATCCAACTGTACCGAAAGAATCTATTGTTGCCGTTTTAAACGCCGAGATGATTGGGCGAAACGACCCGGATAGTGCCGCCATTCTGGGCCAGCAACCACCCCACCGTAACTCAACCGATCTGGTGAATGCCGCCTTAGCGGTCAACCAGTCGGAAGCGCATTTTAAACTGGATATGCTCTGGGACAAACCGGAACATCCCGAAGGCTGGTATTTCCGTTCTGACCACCTGCCCTACGCCCGTGCCGGTGTACCAGCCATTGCCTTCACAACCCTACTCCACCCCGACTACCACACACCAAAAGACGAGCCCGACCGGATCAATACAGCCAAAGTGACACGGATTGCCCGATGGATTTACCTAACCGGTTGGGATGTTGCCAATCGGCCTAGCCGGGTGCGTGTGGACGAAGGGTTCAAATTGGAACGGTAA
- a CDS encoding amidohydrolase family protein, protein MRFTYLLILFMAYTGQVLAQSAKPTNNRFDILIRNGLIYDGSGQLPKPGDVGIRGDRVVAIGNLATAKASSVIDAQGKAVAPGFINVLSHTGLEFLRDGHSMSDTKQGITTEVFGEDSWGPLSTDTQREQVNLYLKPYNLTCDWTTLAEFLTKLQKKGITPNIASYLGAAQVRQVVLGEADVKPTPSQLNQMRAIVRKAMEEGALGITTALIYPPNSFADTDELIVLCKEASRYGGRYIAHIRSEGDRLEEGVNELIKIGREANVPVELYHFKASGQRNWPRMESTITLINKAREQGQDITANMYTYTAGATGLTSCLPPYLFNGGFMAGWKRLQDPATRQKLAAEVRQSGNDWENMFQLAGSTDNILLTAFEVDSLKKYNGKTLGQLAAIWRKDPIETVMDLIVADKSRVETTYFLMSEENVKKGIRQPWVSFGSDAASISEDRKDNGIVHPRTFGNFARLLGKYVRDEQVMSLQEAIRRLTSLPATNHKLPSRGFLRPGYFADVVIFDPATIADKATFAAPFQYAVGVQHVLVNGKQVLKDGEHTNVFPGKAIWGPGRKK, encoded by the coding sequence ATGCGATTTACATATCTTCTTATCTTATTCATGGCCTATACGGGCCAGGTGCTCGCTCAATCGGCCAAACCTACTAACAATAGATTCGATATTCTCATCCGCAATGGACTTATCTACGATGGATCGGGACAACTCCCTAAGCCCGGTGATGTAGGCATTCGTGGAGACCGGGTAGTTGCGATTGGTAATCTCGCTACGGCAAAAGCTAGTTCAGTAATTGATGCGCAGGGTAAAGCGGTAGCTCCGGGTTTCATAAATGTATTGTCGCACACAGGACTTGAGTTTCTGCGGGATGGTCATTCCATGAGCGATACCAAACAGGGAATTACAACCGAGGTTTTTGGCGAAGACTCCTGGGGACCCCTTAGTACGGATACGCAACGGGAGCAGGTTAATCTGTATTTAAAACCATACAACCTGACCTGCGATTGGACAACGCTGGCCGAGTTTTTAACTAAGCTTCAAAAGAAAGGCATTACACCCAACATTGCATCCTACCTCGGGGCTGCCCAGGTTCGTCAGGTTGTATTGGGTGAAGCCGATGTAAAGCCGACTCCTTCCCAGTTAAATCAGATGCGGGCCATTGTTCGCAAGGCAATGGAAGAGGGGGCTTTAGGGATCACAACCGCCCTCATTTATCCGCCTAACTCCTTTGCGGATACGGACGAACTCATTGTGCTTTGCAAAGAAGCGAGTCGCTACGGCGGGCGTTATATTGCCCACATTCGAAGTGAAGGGGATCGGCTCGAAGAAGGCGTCAATGAACTCATTAAGATTGGACGGGAAGCGAACGTGCCGGTTGAATTGTATCATTTCAAGGCGTCTGGACAGCGGAACTGGCCTCGTATGGAGTCGACCATTACGCTGATCAACAAGGCTCGTGAGCAAGGACAGGATATAACCGCCAATATGTACACCTACACGGCGGGTGCCACCGGCCTGACCTCCTGCCTGCCACCTTATTTGTTCAATGGTGGTTTCATGGCTGGCTGGAAACGGCTACAAGATCCGGCTACTCGCCAAAAGTTAGCCGCCGAAGTGCGCCAAAGCGGGAACGATTGGGAAAATATGTTTCAGCTGGCGGGTTCAACCGATAATATTCTGCTGACCGCTTTTGAGGTGGATTCACTGAAAAAGTACAATGGGAAAACACTGGGCCAGCTAGCCGCGATCTGGCGTAAGGACCCCATCGAAACCGTCATGGATCTGATCGTTGCCGACAAAAGCCGGGTTGAGACAACCTACTTCCTGATGTCGGAAGAAAATGTGAAGAAGGGTATTCGTCAGCCATGGGTGTCGTTTGGTTCCGATGCCGCATCTATATCCGAAGATCGGAAAGACAACGGTATTGTTCATCCCCGGACGTTTGGTAATTTTGCCCGTTTACTGGGGAAATACGTTCGGGACGAGCAGGTTATGTCGTTACAAGAGGCCATTCGCCGATTGACGAGTTTACCAGCCACAAATCACAAATTACCCAGTAGAGGGTTTCTTCGTCCAGGCTACTTCGCTGATGTGGTAATCTTCGATCCGGCTACTATTGCAGACAAAGCTACATTTGCCGCCCCGTTCCAGTACGCGGTAGGGGTTCAGCATGTACTGGTTAATGGCAAACAGGTGTTGAAAGATGGCGAACACACAAACGTTTTTCCTGGCAAGGCCATCTGGGGGCCGGGCCGCAAGAAGTAG
- a CDS encoding FAD:protein FMN transferase yields MTAPLRIHQRVQRLMGNRFELSVVSSDADWANTCLDAAIEEIRRIERILTTFSDDSQTNQINANAGIQPVQVDLEVFALIERSLRLSALTQGAFDITYGSIDKRFWNFDTTMTALPDPKTAKRMIRLINYRNVILDADKHTVFLKEKGMRIGFGGIGKGYAAEQAKHVLRERGVESGIVNASGDLTTWGMQPNGQPWTIGIADPNLATRQAFSYLAISNMAVATSGSYEKYALINGKRYAHTIDPKTGYPVSGIKSVTIIAPNAELADALATPVLVMGVRVGLDLINQMKHIACIVIDDNDVLHTSTNIRLTTPVVA; encoded by the coding sequence ATGACCGCTCCCCTCCGTATCCACCAACGGGTACAACGGCTCATGGGCAACCGTTTTGAGCTCAGTGTTGTCAGTTCGGATGCTGATTGGGCGAACACCTGTCTCGATGCAGCCATTGAAGAAATCAGACGCATTGAACGAATCTTGACAACCTTTAGCGACGATAGCCAAACGAATCAGATCAATGCCAATGCGGGCATCCAGCCAGTTCAGGTTGACCTGGAGGTGTTTGCCTTGATTGAACGTTCGTTGCGATTATCGGCACTGACACAGGGGGCCTTCGATATCACCTATGGCTCAATCGACAAACGATTCTGGAATTTCGATACGACGATGACCGCATTGCCAGATCCCAAAACAGCCAAACGTATGATTCGGCTGATCAATTACCGAAACGTGATACTCGATGCTGATAAGCATACGGTATTCCTGAAGGAAAAAGGGATGAGAATCGGATTTGGGGGTATTGGAAAGGGATATGCTGCCGAACAAGCGAAACATGTTCTGCGCGAGCGGGGGGTAGAAAGTGGTATAGTGAATGCCTCCGGCGACCTGACAACCTGGGGAATGCAGCCCAACGGCCAGCCCTGGACCATCGGTATTGCCGATCCGAACCTGGCCACCCGGCAGGCATTCTCTTACCTGGCCATCAGCAATATGGCCGTGGCTACCTCGGGCAGCTATGAGAAATACGCCCTGATTAACGGCAAGCGATATGCCCATACAATTGACCCAAAAACGGGATACCCGGTATCAGGTATAAAAAGTGTAACCATCATTGCCCCCAATGCAGAACTGGCCGATGCTTTAGCAACTCCCGTGCTGGTTATGGGAGTTCGTGTAGGGCTTGACCTCATTAATCAGATGAAGCACATTGCCTGTATCGTAATTGATGATAACGATGTGCTTCATACGTCAACCAATATTCGGCTTACAACACCAGTTGTAGCCTGA
- a CDS encoding YceI family protein, producing the protein MATETATATTWAIDPTHSEVQFKVKHLVISTVTGSFGVYEGQVETFGDDFTNAKIAFSADISSISTGQEQRDGHLKSADFFDAENFPKLTFVSNSMTKTGDDTYTLTGDLTIRGTTKPVTLKVEHGGQMQDFYGQTKAGFELVGTIKRKEFGLTWDGVTEAGGVVVSDDVKLVMNIQLTKQA; encoded by the coding sequence ATGGCAACTGAAACCGCCACCGCTACTACCTGGGCCATTGACCCTACGCACTCTGAAGTGCAGTTTAAAGTAAAACACCTTGTAATCTCGACCGTAACGGGATCATTTGGGGTCTATGAAGGTCAGGTTGAAACATTCGGTGATGATTTTACCAATGCTAAAATCGCCTTCTCTGCAGACATAAGCAGCATCAGTACGGGCCAGGAACAACGGGATGGTCACCTGAAATCAGCTGATTTCTTTGATGCCGAGAACTTCCCTAAACTGACCTTTGTATCAAACTCGATGACCAAAACCGGTGATGATACCTATACCCTTACCGGCGACCTGACCATTCGTGGTACAACGAAGCCTGTAACCCTAAAGGTTGAACACGGTGGACAGATGCAGGATTTTTATGGTCAGACTAAAGCTGGTTTCGAGCTGGTAGGCACGATCAAGCGTAAAGAGTTTGGTCTGACCTGGGATGGTGTTACCGAAGCGGGTGGCGTTGTTGTAAGTGACGATGTTAAACTGGTCATGAATATTCAATTAACGAAGCAGGCTTAA